The Sardina pilchardus chromosome 19, fSarPil1.1, whole genome shotgun sequence genome window below encodes:
- the LOC134066442 gene encoding receptor activity-modifying protein 3-like, with protein sequence MDKNALTGVKVFVLGILVNTLMTSALSETEGLELGFTRRPLVLCNETRLLQEMEVCGDVFTRQMTHVDAQHWCNLTHFLSEYHLFSSCTEKNSERIGCFWPNPLVEGFIIRVHRRFFANCTVERVVWADPSDDLLAALILVPILLTLAMIALVVWCSKRSDILA encoded by the exons TTAACACCTTGATGACCAGCGCCCTCTCAG AGACGGAGGGCTTGGAGCTGGGCTTCACTCGCCGGCCGCTGGTCTTGTGTAACGAGACGCGTCTGCTGCAGGAGATGGAGGTGTGCGGAGACGTGTTCACGAGGCAGATGACCCACGTGGACGCACAGCACTGGTGCAacctcacacacttcctcag TGAGTACCACCTGTTCTCCTCGTGTACGGAGAAGAACTCGGAGCGCATCGGCTGCTTCTGGCCCAACCCGCTGGTGGAGGGCTTCATCATCCGCGTCCACAGGCGCTTCTTCGCCAACTGCACGGTGGAGCGGGTGGTGTGGGCGGACCCGTCGGACGACCTGCTGGCCGCGCTCATCCTGGTGCCCATCCTGCTCACGCTCGCCATGATCGCCCTCGTCGTCTGGTGCAGCAAGCGCAGCGACATCCTGGCCTAG